From a single Collibacillus ludicampi genomic region:
- a CDS encoding GerAB/ArcD/ProY family transporter, translated as MIRTGHVGKVEMIALVTIFSATDIFLSYPQQLAARGGEAGWMIPLLSMMFAFIFFKICGRVINRYGLESLLILGQKELGWGIGGIVGSLYAIFLVLTTASEMRQFTETVVTTVLPKSPVGFVALPFLLVIFYFAYMGIEGLTRVAWFVGPWILLGTVLLLVFNLNWAQPEYLLPLWGYGLEQTVFQSIQFGSVFTNIFALSVLAPLLRKKEDFVTVGFWSILLVSLLYTGVMLMLLMVFPAETAEKMPFPMYQFARLIYLGRFFQRLESAFVFIWVACAVIKMATGLWLISYITATVWKMPVYRPLVIAFTLIIYSLSFMPKSFPETLHYDVTYLFNWGWIIVLVLPALVAVVVDIRRRKGDGTRENKTRPAS; from the coding sequence ATGATTCGAACAGGACATGTGGGAAAAGTAGAAATGATTGCATTGGTTACGATATTTTCTGCTACTGATATTTTCTTAAGTTATCCGCAACAATTGGCGGCTAGAGGCGGGGAGGCCGGATGGATGATCCCTCTGCTTTCGATGATGTTCGCATTCATTTTCTTCAAGATATGTGGGAGGGTGATCAATCGATATGGGCTTGAAAGCCTTCTTATTCTCGGACAGAAAGAGTTAGGGTGGGGGATTGGGGGAATTGTCGGTTCTCTCTATGCGATTTTCTTAGTATTGACAACAGCGAGTGAGATGCGTCAGTTTACGGAAACGGTAGTTACGACTGTACTGCCAAAGTCTCCGGTAGGGTTTGTCGCATTGCCGTTTTTACTCGTGATTTTCTATTTTGCCTATATGGGAATTGAAGGTTTGACGCGTGTCGCATGGTTTGTTGGCCCTTGGATCCTCTTGGGGACTGTCCTATTACTGGTGTTTAACCTGAACTGGGCACAACCCGAATATTTGCTTCCTTTGTGGGGATATGGATTGGAACAAACGGTTTTCCAAAGTATCCAATTTGGCAGCGTATTTACAAACATATTCGCTTTGAGTGTTTTGGCGCCTCTCTTACGGAAAAAGGAAGACTTTGTAACAGTCGGATTTTGGAGTATCCTGCTGGTTTCACTGCTTTATACCGGAGTGATGCTCATGTTACTCATGGTTTTTCCAGCGGAAACAGCGGAGAAAATGCCATTTCCGATGTATCAGTTTGCTCGATTGATTTATCTGGGAAGATTTTTTCAGAGGCTGGAATCCGCGTTTGTTTTTATTTGGGTGGCGTGTGCCGTCATTAAAATGGCGACAGGTCTTTGGCTCATTTCATATATAACGGCTACCGTTTGGAAGATGCCCGTTTATCGCCCATTGGTTATTGCTTTTACGCTGATCATTTATTCCCTTTCATTTATGCCGAAAAGCTTTCCTGAAACCTTGCATTATGACGTCACTTATTTATTCAACTGGGGGTGGATCATTGTACTTGTTTTACCCGCTCTTGTTGCAGTGGTAGTGGACATTCGCAGAAGAAAGGGGGATGGCACTCGTGAGAACAAAACGAGGCCTGCTTCTTAA